TAGTTTAAACATTGGTATACTTCACTTATTTATGTTAACTTATAATCCGTTACTTGTACACAATTGTTTTTACAATCATTATACAATTCCAACAAAAAGAGGAACAACATATGTTATTCCCCTTTCCCTTTTTGTTTTAAGACTTCATGCGCCTCTGTAACAACTTGTTCTATAGAAATTGGAGAATGATTTCCACCACTCTCACGTTCACCGTGCCATTTTAGATGAATTAAAAACTCAATATTACCATCGCCACCTGTAATAGGCGAGAATGTTAAGCCTTCTACATCATATCCTTCTTTTATTGCGAAGTCGACAATCATTTCTACGACAGCTTCGTGCACTTTCCTATCACGAACAATACCCTTCTTCCCAACTTGATCTCTTCCGGCTTCAAACTGCGGTTTGATTAACGCCGCGACATCACCATTTGGCATAAGCATTGTTTTTAAAACCGGTAAAATAAGCTTTAAAGATATGAAAGAAACATCGATACTAGCAAACTGCGGTAATCCACGCCCTAGGTCTGCTGGTGTCACATAACGGAAGTTTGTTCGTTCCATCACGACAACACGCTCATCCTGACGCAATTTCCATGCAAGTTGGTTATAACCTACATCTAAAGCATAGGATAATTTCGCTCCATTTTGAAGCGCACAATCTGTAAAACCACCAGTTGATGAACCAATATCTAACATAATTTTATCTTGTAAATCAAGGTGAAATGTCTCTAATGCCTTTTCAAGCTTATAACCACCACGGCTCACGTATGGCATAACTTGTCCCTTCACCGTAATTTGTGTATCTTGCGGAATTTTCTCCCCTGGTTTATCGAGTCTCATTTCATTCGCATATACGAGCCCCGCCATAACAGCACGTTTCGCCTTCTCACGCGTTTCTATAAGTCCTCGCTCTACTAATAGTACATCTACTCTTTCTTTTTTTACGCTCATTTGTTACGCCCTTTTTTGTTTTGATGGAATCATTGTATGAATACGGTCTACAACATCGTCTGTCGTTAAACCAATTTCTTCTAACAGCTTTGTTACGCTACCATGCTCAATAAAATGATCCGGAATGCCCATTCGTTCAATTAAAGCACTATGGTACCCATGATCAGCAGCAAACTCAACCACTCCCGTTCCAAAACCACCGATTAAACAAGCTTCTTCAATTGTTAAAATCGGTATGTTTTTCCCTAAGAGCTCATGTAAATACGTTTCATCCATTGGTTTAATAAAGCGAGCATTTACTACTTTCACTGAAACGCCAGCTTTCTCAAGACGCTCCGCCGCTTCCATTGCCATTGTAATTGTTGTACCAAACGTTAAAATAGCAGCTTGTGTACCTTCTTTTAATGTCTCCCATGTACCAATTGGGATCGTTTGTAATTCTTCATCCATATGAACGCCAATTCCGTTTCCGCGTGGATAACGTAAAGCAATCGGTCCATCTTCATACTGCATCGCTGTATATACTAAATGTTGACCTTCATTTTCATCTTTTGGCATCATAAGTACGATATTTGGCAAGTGACGTAAAAACGAGATGTCAAATACACCTTGATGCGTTTCACCATCTGCTCCAACTAATCCTGAGCGATCGATTCCAATAAAGACATTTAAATTTTGACGACATATGTCATGTACCACTTGGTCATATG
The DNA window shown above is from Bacillus clarus and carries:
- a CDS encoding TlyA family RNA methyltransferase — protein: MSVKKERVDVLLVERGLIETREKAKRAVMAGLVYANEMRLDKPGEKIPQDTQITVKGQVMPYVSRGGYKLEKALETFHLDLQDKIMLDIGSSTGGFTDCALQNGAKLSYALDVGYNQLAWKLRQDERVVVMERTNFRYVTPADLGRGLPQFASIDVSFISLKLILPVLKTMLMPNGDVAALIKPQFEAGRDQVGKKGIVRDRKVHEAVVEMIVDFAIKEGYDVEGLTFSPITGGDGNIEFLIHLKWHGERESGGNHSPISIEQVVTEAHEVLKQKGKGE